The following are encoded in a window of Lactobacillus acidophilus genomic DNA:
- the ftsZ gene encoding cell division protein FtsZ, translating into MDFTFDSDDNKNAVIKVIGVGGAGGNAVNRMIDDGVQGVSFIAANTDVQALNSNKAENKIQLGPKLTRGLGAGSHPEVGQKAAEESEQTIEDALKGADMIFITAGMGGGTGTGAAPVVAKIARETGALTVGVVTRPFSFEGPKRSKNAAEGISQLKQYVDTLVIIANNRLLEMVDKKTPMMDAFKEADNVLKQGVQGISDLITSTDYVNLDFADVKTVMENQGAALMGIGRASGENRTVEATKLAISSPLLEVSIDGAKQVLLNITGGPDLTLFEAQDASEIVSKAAGDDVNIIFGTSINPNLGDEVVVTVIATGIDSEAEEAASKQLPGRSHQIKAQPKKESEPAQNNDVVQPKVQTVDRPETIQPENNVSEPEVKKPKQTMVDPTSVWDLNNNQDNQRRNTKPAEPEEDSEKFNAFSDQEQEGISQIETSAQDTSDDNSDIPFFKHRGEN; encoded by the coding sequence ATGGATTTTACATTCGATTCAGACGACAATAAAAATGCTGTCATCAAAGTTATTGGTGTTGGCGGTGCCGGAGGCAATGCTGTTAACCGAATGATCGACGATGGCGTGCAAGGTGTTTCATTTATTGCAGCAAACACAGATGTTCAAGCTTTAAATAGTAATAAAGCTGAAAATAAGATTCAGTTGGGGCCTAAATTAACACGTGGTTTAGGTGCTGGTTCACATCCTGAAGTTGGACAAAAAGCTGCCGAAGAAAGTGAACAAACAATTGAAGATGCACTTAAAGGTGCAGATATGATTTTTATCACTGCTGGTATGGGCGGTGGTACTGGTACTGGTGCTGCTCCTGTAGTCGCAAAAATCGCCCGTGAAACAGGGGCATTGACTGTGGGTGTGGTTACACGTCCATTTAGTTTTGAAGGCCCTAAGCGCTCAAAAAACGCTGCAGAGGGGATCTCTCAATTAAAGCAATATGTTGATACTTTGGTTATCATTGCAAACAATCGTTTACTTGAAATGGTTGATAAGAAGACCCCTATGATGGATGCGTTTAAAGAAGCAGACAATGTCTTAAAGCAAGGTGTTCAAGGTATTTCAGATTTGATTACTTCAACTGACTACGTAAACTTGGACTTTGCTGATGTTAAGACAGTTATGGAAAACCAAGGTGCCGCTTTGATGGGGATTGGTCGTGCTAGTGGTGAAAATAGAACTGTTGAAGCAACTAAGTTAGCAATTTCTTCACCACTTCTTGAAGTTTCAATTGATGGTGCTAAGCAAGTACTACTTAACATTACTGGTGGACCTGATCTTACTTTGTTTGAAGCTCAAGATGCTTCAGAAATTGTATCTAAGGCTGCAGGTGACGACGTAAACATTATCTTTGGTACATCAATCAATCCTAACTTAGGTGATGAAGTAGTAGTAACAGTTATTGCTACAGGTATTGATTCTGAAGCTGAAGAAGCTGCTTCAAAGCAATTACCAGGAAGAAGCCACCAAATTAAGGCACAACCTAAGAAAGAAAGCGAACCCGCTCAAAATAATGATGTCGTTCAACCAAAGGTTCAAACTGTTGATCGTCCTGAAACTATTCAACCAGAAAATAATGTTTCAGAACCTGAAGTTAAGAAACCAAAGCAAACTATGGTTGATCCAACTAGTGTGTGGGATTTAAATAATAATCAAGATAATCAAAGAAGAAATACTAAACCTGCTGAACCTGAAGAAGATAGCGAAAAGTTTAATGCGTTTAGTGACCAAGAACAAGAAGGTATTTCTCAAATTGAAACTAGTGCACAAGACACAAGTGACGATAACAGCGATATTCCATTCTTCAAGCACCGCGGTGAAAACTAG
- the ftsA gene encoding cell division protein FtsA has product MENSNLLVGLDIGTTSVKAVVADSGKVIGAVTTPNSGMRHGQIVDIDQTAAAISRALKGVAEKTNAKIYSVVAGIPVGMLQLETATGFANVGEQGQEVDNNDVRRTIQSAIRSAAKDNREAITFLPSRFLIDGKTEVDDPRKMIARSLGVSGILLTAPTGPLHNIKKAIERAGYHNNFFVPTPLAISSVALSESERTFGSVIIDLGGGVSTATVIKEGQIKYANIDLEGGSDITNDISTVLSISKSDAEQIKLDYGFADPNFASKNDKFSVNSVGANGQHMVDEVYLSEIINARVEQILTRLGKGLAKHNALKQPGGIVITGGTSLLQGIDTLTANGLNVKARIYQPDQIGMRNPIYTAAYGIVNYSYRMSEIDYLVNGVIYGFGEIATEETESKPKSSKISKRTVSSSESEAKEAYNRGKMSADDSTEDEENNKEKTNGLKSFFKKFFD; this is encoded by the coding sequence TTGGAGAATTCAAATCTTTTAGTGGGACTTGACATAGGAACCACGAGCGTAAAAGCCGTTGTTGCAGATTCTGGAAAAGTTATTGGCGCAGTCACTACGCCAAATTCTGGGATGCGACATGGACAAATTGTTGATATTGACCAAACTGCAGCGGCAATTAGTCGTGCACTTAAAGGTGTGGCAGAAAAGACAAATGCTAAAATTTATAGTGTTGTTGCAGGTATTCCTGTTGGAATGCTTCAATTGGAGACCGCTACAGGTTTTGCTAATGTAGGTGAACAAGGTCAAGAAGTTGATAATAATGATGTTAGAAGAACGATTCAATCTGCAATTCGTTCAGCAGCAAAAGATAATCGCGAAGCAATAACTTTTTTGCCAAGTAGATTTTTGATTGATGGTAAAACAGAAGTCGATGATCCTAGAAAGATGATTGCGCGTTCTTTGGGTGTAAGTGGAATTTTGCTTACAGCACCTACTGGTCCACTTCATAATATTAAAAAAGCAATTGAACGTGCTGGATATCATAATAACTTTTTTGTACCTACTCCTTTGGCAATCTCTAGTGTTGCTTTAAGCGAAAGTGAAAGAACTTTTGGTTCTGTTATAATTGATCTTGGTGGCGGTGTAAGTACTGCTACTGTCATTAAAGAAGGTCAAATTAAGTATGCGAATATTGACTTAGAAGGCGGAAGCGATATTACTAATGATATTTCTACTGTCTTAAGCATTTCTAAAAGTGATGCAGAACAAATTAAATTAGACTATGGTTTTGCGGATCCAAACTTTGCTTCAAAAAATGATAAATTTTCTGTTAATAGTGTTGGCGCAAATGGTCAACATATGGTTGATGAAGTATATCTTAGTGAAATTATTAATGCAAGAGTTGAACAAATTTTGACTAGACTTGGTAAAGGCCTTGCCAAGCATAATGCTTTAAAGCAACCTGGTGGAATTGTAATTACTGGTGGTACTAGTTTATTACAAGGAATTGACACTTTGACAGCCAATGGCTTAAATGTAAAAGCTCGTATTTATCAACCTGACCAAATCGGAATGCGAAACCCTATTTATACAGCAGCTTATGGCATTGTAAATTACTCTTATAGAATGTCAGAAATTGATTATCTTGTTAATGGCGTAATTTATGGTTTTGGTGAAATTGCTACTGAAGAAACAGAATCTAAGCCAAAAAGTTCCAAGATTTCTAAAAGAACGGTTTCTAGTAGTGAAAGTGAAGCCAAAGAAGCATATAATAGAGGCAAAATGTCCGCAGATGATTCTACTGAGGACGAAGAAAATAATAAAGAAAAAACAAATGGCTTGAAGAGTTTCTTTAAGAAATTCTTTGATTAA